A genome region from Microcella alkaliphila includes the following:
- a CDS encoding GNAT family N-acetyltransferase, with the protein MSTTKDAPSLRTTGSSPPREPWTVRDYRPDHLEGVVRVWREWTSDQRNPVYTLAETVSACDDGVGVVVTDGGRVIGAAVARVDGERAWILLFAQDPAVRDQGLGSALLTGLEARLATRNVFRLSALLPQSENRLKAFRNSDYTGEIPLWYFDRQVPVHRSSLESLTSLGGSLLPRDLWMRLAGMADEKALIESRLIDPLAHADLAEECGVHPPRAVVLFGPPGTGKTSFARAIASRLGWPFVELHPSRLASDVAGLAGALRARFLEIAELEHAVVFIDEVDEVAARRDAARPTQSHSVTNELLKSIPAFREREGRLLICATNFIRHLDDALLRHGRFDYVIPIGLPDMEARKAMWRRYLPKGAAHIDVDVLAQSSERFSPADIEFAARKAAQRAFDAAMQCDGSTGQRVAPQTAAYVDAIRHTRPTVSETTLAEFQADIRSYART; encoded by the coding sequence ATGTCGACAACGAAAGATGCGCCCTCTCTGAGGACGACAGGGTCGTCACCGCCTCGGGAGCCGTGGACGGTCCGTGACTATCGGCCTGACCACCTTGAGGGAGTGGTTCGAGTTTGGCGTGAATGGACGTCCGATCAGCGGAACCCTGTGTACACGTTGGCTGAGACCGTTTCAGCCTGTGACGACGGGGTCGGAGTCGTTGTAACGGATGGTGGCAGGGTCATCGGAGCGGCAGTCGCGCGAGTCGACGGGGAGAGAGCCTGGATCCTCTTGTTCGCGCAGGATCCCGCCGTGCGCGATCAAGGTCTCGGGAGCGCCCTACTGACCGGGCTCGAAGCGCGTCTTGCAACGCGCAACGTGTTTCGCCTGTCGGCCTTGCTGCCCCAGTCGGAGAACAGGCTCAAGGCATTTCGCAACAGCGACTACACGGGCGAGATACCCCTGTGGTACTTCGACCGTCAGGTACCGGTGCATCGTTCCAGTCTCGAGTCACTTACGTCCCTTGGTGGGTCACTTCTCCCACGGGATCTGTGGATGCGGCTCGCAGGAATGGCTGACGAGAAGGCGCTCATCGAAAGCCGGCTCATCGACCCGCTTGCACACGCTGATCTGGCTGAGGAGTGCGGCGTGCACCCGCCGCGAGCAGTTGTCCTGTTTGGCCCCCCCGGTACGGGGAAGACGTCATTTGCGCGAGCGATCGCCAGTCGACTGGGGTGGCCCTTCGTCGAACTCCACCCCTCACGGTTGGCGAGCGACGTCGCCGGACTCGCCGGGGCACTGCGCGCCCGATTTCTCGAGATCGCGGAGCTTGAGCACGCCGTTGTGTTCATCGATGAAGTGGACGAGGTCGCCGCACGACGCGATGCGGCACGCCCGACGCAGTCGCACAGCGTGACGAATGAGTTGCTCAAGTCGATCCCAGCATTTCGCGAACGCGAGGGACGTCTGTTGATCTGTGCCACCAACTTCATACGTCATCTTGACGACGCGCTGCTACGGCACGGTCGCTTTGACTACGTCATTCCTATCGGGCTTCCGGATATGGAGGCTCGAAAAGCCATGTGGCGCCGTTACCTGCCGAAGGGTGCCGCTCACATCGACGTCGATGTGCTGGCGCAGAGTAGCGAGCGATTCTCGCCCGCAGACATCGAGTTCGCTGCTCGAAAGGCCGCGCAACGAGCGTTCGACGCTGCCATGCAGTGCGACGGCTCGACAGGGCAACGGGTAGCGCCGCAGACAGCTGCCTATGTGGACGCGATCCGGCACACTCGACCGACAGTGTCGGAGACGACGCTCGCTGAATTTCAGGCGGACATTCGCTCGTACGCCCGAACCTGA